The following proteins are co-located in the Myxococcota bacterium genome:
- a CDS encoding VOC family protein, giving the protein MTAFKRLVPVLPVRDVLAEREFYESLGFARHVDPRESYPESVFAAFTAGPNVQFGVAIDPGFDADTADSRLWWQIEVDDVQDLHELARREKLEIEQAPRIESWGRRTLKLRSPNGYVVTFEEVK; this is encoded by the coding sequence TTGACTGCGTTCAAGCGGCTCGTGCCGGTGCTGCCCGTGCGCGACGTGCTGGCGGAGCGGGAGTTCTACGAGTCACTCGGCTTCGCGCGCCACGTGGACCCGCGCGAGAGCTATCCCGAGTCCGTGTTCGCGGCTTTCACGGCCGGACCGAACGTGCAGTTCGGCGTGGCCATCGATCCCGGCTTCGACGCCGACACCGCGGACTCCCGGCTGTGGTGGCAGATCGAGGTCGACGACGTCCAGGACCTGCACGAGCTCGCCCGCCGCGAGAAGCTCGAGATCGAGCAGGCGCCGCGCATCGAATCCTGGGGACGCCGCACCCTGAAGCTGCGCTCGCCCAATGGCTACGTCGTCACGTTCGAAGAAGTGAAGTGA
- a CDS encoding beta-ketoacyl synthase N-terminal-like domain-containing protein has product MREVYIAAVGLTKVDLTGSVFGNVFELFQTAYRRALADSPVREFDAVQVGIMDAEEFENRANIAAKVADRLGLVGVPAVRSETASSTGAAAFHEACYKIRSGSASNVLVVAGERMKTVTTQVATEIMSKTVDPAEHRFGFTMPALIALVTQAFFQRQGVRGESVSDVLSRLMFRAHALGADNPLAAFSGKPEALAAYFDESKNLPVATPLRRKDCSPICDGAAAIVLTDRPQPVRVAGLGAATDTSSLLDRAALDSLPATRRAAQFAYFDAGIADPRALDGLVLESHDAFNSLLPVNLVDLGLCEPGQSLEALIGSARGAAPGLDPYAHPWSGPRGARPTNLSGGLKSRGHPVGGTGLFQLAEVYLQLAGRFPNPQAQAANARIGLSHSIGGPGNNVYVTLLERADSRRRRAQGLERPQRRAPQRAAQLPPQALHGRDAVVEAATTIHVTASGEGPIAVALLSVDGRRVFARCPPGASSEELPGRRVRFLVTEDGDHTLESY; this is encoded by the coding sequence ATGCGCGAAGTCTACATCGCTGCCGTCGGACTCACCAAGGTCGACCTGACCGGAAGTGTCTTCGGCAACGTCTTCGAGCTGTTCCAGACCGCGTATCGGCGCGCGCTGGCCGATTCTCCCGTGCGCGAGTTCGACGCCGTGCAGGTCGGGATCATGGACGCGGAGGAGTTCGAGAACCGCGCCAACATCGCGGCCAAGGTCGCGGACCGGCTCGGGCTGGTCGGGGTGCCCGCGGTGCGCTCCGAGACCGCGTCGTCGACCGGCGCCGCCGCCTTCCATGAGGCCTGTTACAAGATCCGCTCGGGCTCGGCGTCGAACGTGCTGGTCGTCGCAGGTGAGCGCATGAAGACGGTCACGACGCAGGTGGCGACCGAGATCATGTCGAAGACCGTCGATCCCGCGGAGCACCGCTTCGGCTTCACCATGCCCGCGCTGATCGCGCTCGTGACTCAGGCGTTCTTCCAGCGCCAGGGCGTGCGCGGCGAGAGTGTCTCGGACGTGCTCTCGCGGCTCATGTTCCGCGCGCACGCGCTCGGCGCCGACAACCCGCTCGCCGCCTTCTCCGGCAAGCCCGAGGCGCTCGCCGCCTACTTCGACGAGTCGAAGAATCTCCCGGTCGCGACGCCGCTCCGGCGCAAGGACTGCTCGCCGATCTGCGACGGCGCGGCCGCGATCGTGCTCACCGACCGGCCGCAGCCCGTGCGCGTGGCGGGTCTGGGCGCCGCCACCGACACCTCGTCGCTGCTCGACCGCGCCGCGCTCGACTCGCTGCCCGCCACGCGCCGCGCCGCGCAGTTCGCGTACTTCGACGCGGGCATCGCCGACCCGCGCGCGCTCGATGGGCTCGTGCTCGAGTCACACGACGCGTTCAACAGCCTCTTGCCGGTGAACCTGGTCGACCTGGGGCTGTGCGAGCCGGGCCAGTCGCTCGAGGCGCTGATCGGCAGCGCGCGCGGTGCGGCGCCCGGCCTCGACCCCTACGCGCACCCGTGGAGCGGGCCGCGCGGCGCGCGGCCCACGAACCTGTCCGGCGGGCTGAAGTCGCGGGGCCATCCCGTCGGCGGCACCGGCCTGTTCCAGCTGGCCGAGGTGTATCTGCAGCTCGCGGGCCGCTTCCCCAACCCGCAGGCGCAGGCGGCCAACGCGCGCATCGGCCTGTCTCACTCGATCGGCGGTCCGGGCAACAATGTGTATGTGACTCTGCTCGAGCGCGCCGACTCGCGCCGGCGCCGCGCGCAGGGTCTCGAGCGGCCGCAGCGCCGCGCGCCCCAGCGCGCCGCGCAGCTCCCGCCCCAGGCGCTGCACGGCCGCGACGCCGTGGTGGAGGCCGCGACCACGATCCACGTCACGGCGTCGGGCGAGGGGCCGATCGCGGTGGCGCTGCTCTCGGTCGACGGCCGGCGCGTGTTCGCCAGGTGCCCCCCGGGCGCGTCGTCGGAGGAGTTACCGGGCCGGCGCGTTCGCTTCCTCGTGACCGAGGACGGCGATCACACGCTTGAGTCTTATTGA
- the sppA gene encoding signal peptide peptidase SppA: MRRSAIAVLVVAVLVMIGFALWAVRHHVPEHSVLVLELEGDLDEAPPRDLLSQLTARGPALPTVLLLLDMAAADARLDGVLVHIQALKIGYARLQELRDALAAVRSSGKRVVALVDETSLNGSRELFLASVADRVLVDPGTLAPMGGIAGQYLHLAGLFEKLGVKWEYSRVGEYKSAVEQYAAREMSPKARENADALIDGVFAQLVDGIASGRKLSGEKVRALFQSVPGTPQELVDAGLADAIAGRKEALDKGEFRDAQELTSDAYLRVDARSLGLRKGPRIALVFGDGVIVDERGRSLSKLFTAEETVQALDAAADDDSIKAVVLRVNSPGGETQASDRIWRAVTRVRAKKPVVVSMADAAASGGYYVASAANAVIAEPATFTGSIGVFMMRPSFAGTLEKLDVGHETIGRGAYSGMLAGDAPMTPAQRARTDAFTRSAYEDFLKRVSDGRGTPTADVDKLGGGHVWLGSEALANHLVDELGGLSAAVARARKEAKLEKEPDPTRVILPASPSLSEQVKGLMHGEQNHRLLQALLPVELPELGSLAWLGPNASGPAYLPGWWVEVY; this comes from the coding sequence ATGCGCCGCTCGGCAATCGCAGTGCTCGTGGTCGCGGTCCTGGTCATGATCGGCTTCGCGCTCTGGGCGGTCCGGCATCACGTGCCCGAACACTCGGTGCTCGTCCTCGAGCTCGAGGGCGACCTCGACGAGGCGCCGCCGCGCGACCTTTTGAGCCAGCTCACGGCGCGCGGGCCGGCGCTGCCGACGGTACTGCTCCTGCTCGACATGGCCGCCGCCGACGCGCGCCTCGACGGCGTGCTCGTGCACATCCAGGCGCTGAAGATCGGCTACGCGCGGCTGCAGGAGCTGCGCGACGCGCTGGCTGCGGTGCGCAGCAGCGGCAAGCGCGTGGTCGCGCTGGTCGACGAGACCAGCCTGAACGGCTCGCGCGAGCTGTTTCTCGCCTCGGTCGCGGACCGCGTGCTGGTCGACCCGGGCACGCTCGCGCCGATGGGCGGGATCGCCGGCCAGTACCTCCACCTCGCCGGCCTGTTCGAGAAGCTGGGCGTGAAGTGGGAGTACTCGCGCGTCGGCGAGTACAAGTCCGCCGTCGAGCAGTACGCCGCGCGCGAGATGAGCCCCAAGGCGCGCGAGAACGCCGACGCGCTGATCGACGGCGTGTTCGCGCAGCTCGTCGACGGCATCGCGAGCGGCCGCAAGCTCAGCGGCGAGAAGGTGCGCGCGCTGTTCCAGTCGGTGCCCGGCACGCCGCAGGAGCTGGTCGACGCGGGCCTGGCCGATGCGATCGCGGGCCGCAAGGAAGCGCTCGACAAGGGTGAGTTCCGCGACGCCCAGGAGCTCACCAGCGACGCCTACCTGCGCGTAGACGCGCGCTCGCTGGGCTTGCGCAAGGGCCCGCGCATCGCGCTGGTGTTCGGCGACGGAGTCATCGTGGACGAGCGCGGGCGCTCGCTCTCGAAGCTGTTCACGGCCGAGGAGACCGTGCAGGCGCTCGACGCCGCGGCCGACGACGACTCGATCAAGGCCGTGGTGCTTCGCGTGAACTCGCCCGGCGGAGAGACTCAGGCTTCGGACCGCATCTGGCGCGCGGTGACTCGTGTGCGCGCCAAGAAGCCGGTCGTGGTCTCGATGGCCGACGCCGCGGCCTCGGGCGGCTACTACGTGGCGAGCGCCGCCAACGCCGTGATCGCCGAGCCGGCCACGTTCACGGGCTCGATCGGCGTGTTCATGATGCGGCCTTCGTTCGCCGGTACGCTCGAGAAGCTCGACGTGGGTCACGAGACGATCGGCCGCGGCGCCTACTCCGGCATGCTCGCGGGCGATGCGCCCATGACTCCCGCGCAGCGCGCGCGCACCGATGCGTTCACGCGCTCTGCCTACGAGGACTTCCTGAAGCGCGTGTCCGACGGACGCGGCACGCCGACCGCCGACGTCGACAAGCTGGGCGGCGGCCACGTGTGGCTGGGCAGCGAGGCGCTCGCGAACCACCTGGTCGACGAGCTCGGCGGTCTCTCCGCCGCCGTCGCCCGGGCGCGCAAGGAGGCGAAGCTCGAGAAGGAGCCCGACCCCACGCGCGTGATCCTGCCCGCGTCACCCAGCCTGAGCGAGCAGGTGAAGGGCCTGATGCACGGCGAGCAGAATCACCGGCTGCTGCAGGCGCTGCTGCCCGTAGAGCTGCCCGAGCTCGGGTCACTCGCCTGGCTCGGCCCCAACGCCAGCGGACCCGCATATCTCCCGGGCTGGTGGGTCGAGGTGTACTGA
- a CDS encoding VCBS repeat-containing protein yields the protein MLARTLLALSLLLLPSVARAETVEEPFDLVELSGTGRTVAAEMGDFDGDGRTDLLQIAFIGLPPDDKRVIRLWTQDDEGNLEARPRYELPLPEDSAAYDVGDVLPDSPGLELLLLRPAGLTILSFANPALPQRDLRVDGGTMIPAEDERGLDRLKLVYTEFGKEPWLYVPLLSQAVFLSPSGGEKARLDAPGRANYFVQQRPGALLVDSDIQLLLDVPRIAVGDVDGDGRPDVIASGRHFLRVFLQREDGTFAKKPSRELKLHLVSDQDQIRGSGSVRVDARDVDGDGKVDLLISHLSGGITDAKNVTRLYLNRGGTWNLDKPDFSPDGGSGWGADQLIDIDHDGKPELMHVAVAFGVLDIIQVLVTRAIDADVSVYRLASDGTGFAKQPWFQRKLNIAFSFETARPLGFVPTGSFDLNGDGFADLLTPGKGDRLDVWLGSPKGMSNNLAGRQTLESSGRLRGGDWNGDGLADLLLYDPRAPNAPVAIARNRGLLPGTLPSIGAATKPPHKGTPVPTP from the coding sequence GTGCTCGCGCGAACCCTCCTCGCGCTCTCGCTCTTGCTCCTGCCGTCGGTCGCGCGCGCCGAGACGGTCGAGGAGCCCTTCGACCTGGTCGAGCTGTCCGGCACCGGCCGCACGGTGGCGGCCGAGATGGGCGACTTCGACGGCGACGGCCGCACCGACCTCTTGCAGATCGCCTTCATCGGCCTGCCGCCCGACGACAAGCGCGTGATCCGGCTGTGGACCCAGGACGACGAGGGAAACCTCGAAGCCAGGCCGAGATACGAGCTGCCGCTGCCGGAGGACAGCGCGGCCTACGACGTGGGCGACGTGCTGCCCGACTCACCGGGGCTCGAGCTCTTGCTGCTGCGCCCGGCGGGACTCACCATCCTGTCGTTCGCGAATCCCGCGCTGCCGCAGCGCGACCTGCGCGTGGATGGCGGCACGATGATTCCGGCCGAAGACGAGCGCGGCCTCGACCGGCTGAAGCTCGTGTACACGGAGTTCGGCAAGGAGCCGTGGCTCTACGTGCCGCTGCTCTCGCAGGCGGTGTTCCTGTCGCCTTCCGGCGGCGAGAAAGCGCGGCTCGACGCGCCCGGCCGCGCCAACTACTTCGTGCAGCAGCGGCCGGGGGCGCTCCTGGTCGACAGCGACATCCAGCTCCTGCTCGACGTGCCGCGCATCGCCGTGGGCGACGTCGACGGCGACGGCCGGCCCGACGTGATCGCTTCGGGCAGACACTTCCTGCGCGTGTTCCTGCAGCGCGAGGACGGCACGTTCGCGAAGAAGCCCAGCCGCGAGCTGAAGCTCCACCTGGTCTCGGACCAGGACCAGATCCGCGGCTCGGGCTCGGTGCGCGTCGATGCGCGCGACGTCGACGGCGACGGCAAGGTCGACCTCTTGATCTCGCACCTCTCGGGCGGAATCACCGACGCCAAGAACGTCACCCGGCTGTATCTCAACCGTGGCGGCACCTGGAACCTCGACAAGCCCGACTTCTCGCCCGACGGCGGCAGCGGCTGGGGCGCCGACCAGCTGATCGACATCGACCACGACGGCAAGCCCGAGCTGATGCACGTGGCCGTGGCGTTCGGCGTGCTCGACATCATCCAGGTGCTGGTGACTCGCGCGATCGACGCCGACGTGAGCGTCTACCGGCTCGCCTCCGACGGCACCGGCTTCGCGAAGCAGCCCTGGTTCCAGCGCAAGCTGAACATCGCGTTCAGCTTCGAGACCGCGCGCCCGCTGGGCTTCGTGCCGACCGGCAGCTTCGACCTGAACGGCGACGGCTTCGCAGACTTGCTGACTCCGGGCAAAGGCGACCGGCTCGACGTTTGGCTGGGCAGCCCCAAGGGCATGTCGAACAACCTGGCCGGACGCCAGACGCTCGAGTCGAGCGGCCGGCTGCGCGGCGGTGACTGGAACGGCGACGGGCTCGCGGACCTCCTGCTCTACGACCCGCGCGCGCCCAACGCCCCGGTCGCGATCGCGCGCAACCGCGGGCTCCTCCCCGGCACCCTGCCAAGCATCGGCGCAGCCACAAAGCCGCCCCACAAAGGCACACCAGTACCCACCCCCTAG